A window of the Hordeum vulgare subsp. vulgare chromosome 5H, MorexV3_pseudomolecules_assembly, whole genome shotgun sequence genome harbors these coding sequences:
- the LOC123396293 gene encoding luminal-binding protein 4-like, which yields MAMVEQKRVAAILVSTMLACCLLLDQAGAFTGGNQAPYSPSPVIAIDLGNTNSCVAGYGHGQVETMFQLCIPTWVAFPGDGSVLVGEDAMNHAAPISGFKRLLGKRRNFEREEEEVRGLMARVPYKVVGRERPLVQVKMVDGAVKNLGADEITAMVFSKLRESAEAYLGRAIQDQEAVVVTVPQQYNDPSRYSTLRAAELAGLRVTRMIDEPTAAAVAHGLHRKLRDGGSVLVLHVGGGTSDASVMTYVDGVFEFMGADQDPFLGGQDFDQRIVDHFVKQIKEKHGKDLIHQGALGRLRTACEQAKKALSSQDLAELSIVSLVDGVDFSGSLTRAEFEEMNHDLFLKVMALVEGAMRQAELDENKDLLDEIVLVGGSTMIPRIRRLVTDYFDGRKLKNVNASSVMPDQTVALGAALLGHPTANGYPCMGVDRRQWGYSTDWCFTH from the coding sequence ATGGCGATGGTTGAACAAAAAAGGGTCGCGGCCATCCTCGTATCGACCATGCTTGCGTGTTGCCTTCTGCTCGACCAGGCGGGCGCGTTCACCGGCGGCAACCAGGCGCCGTACTCGCCGTCTCCGGTGATCGCCATCGACTTGGGCAACACCAACTCGTGCGTCGCCGGCTACGGCCACGGCCAGGTCGAAACCATGTTCCAGCTCTGCATCCCAACCTGGGTGGCCTTTCCTGGAGACGGTTCCGTCTTGGTCGGCGAGGACGCCATGAACCACGCCGCCCCCATCTCCGGCTTCAAGCGCCTGCTCGGGAAGAGGCGCAACTTCgagcgcgaggaggaggaggtgcgggGACTCATGGCGCGCGTGCCCTACAAAGTCGTAGGCCGCGAACGGCCCCTCGTCCAGGTGAAGATGGTGGATGGCGCGGTCAAGAACCTCGGCGCCGATGAGATCACGGCCATGGTGTTCTCCAAGCTCAGGGAGTCGGCCGAGGCGTACCTGGGCCGCGCGATCCAGGACCAGGAGGCCGTCGTGGTCACGGTCCCGCAGCAGTACAACGACCCATCAAGGTATTCGACCTTGAGGGCCGCGGAGCTCGCCGGCCTGCGCGTCACGAGGATGATCGACGAGccgaccgccgccgccgtcgcccacgGCCTCCACCGGAAGCTGCGCGACGGGGGCAGCGTCCTCGTCCTCCACGTCGGCGGCGGGACGTCCGACGCGAGCGTCATGACGTACGTGGACGGCGTCTTCGAGTTCATGGGAGCGGACCAAGATCCTTTCCTTGGAGGACAGGACTTTGACCAGAGGATCGTCGACCACTTCGTCAAGCAGATCAAGGAGAAGCACGGCAAGGACCTCATCCACCAGGGCGCGCTCGGCAGGTTGAGGACGGCGTGCGAGCAGGCCAAGAAGGCGTTGAGCAGCCAAGACCTTGCCGAACTGAGCATCGTGTCACTtgtcgacggcgtcgatttctccGGCTCGCTCACCCGGGCCGAGTTTGAGGAGATGAACCATGACTTGTTCCTTAAGGTCATGGCATTGGTGGAGGGTGCCATGAGACAGGCTGAGCTAGACGAGAACAAGGACCTGCTTGATGAGATTGTGCTAGTTGGTGGAAGCACCATGATCCCCAGGATCCGGAGACTCGTCACCGATTATTTTGATGGGAGGAAGCTGAAAAACGTCAATGCGTCGTCGGTGATGCCGGACCAAACCGTCGCTCTGGGAGCTGCCCTTCTAGGCCATCCTACGGCGAATGGGTACCCATGCATGGGAGTCGATAGGCGTCAGT